A genomic window from Vitis riparia cultivar Riparia Gloire de Montpellier isolate 1030 chromosome 18, EGFV_Vit.rip_1.0, whole genome shotgun sequence includes:
- the LOC117905679 gene encoding disease resistance protein RPV1-like encodes MDSSGTSRSLRYRRWDVFLSFRGEDTRFNFTDHLYSALRTKGINTFRDDEGLERGGEIQPSLLEAIENSLISVVVFSENYAHSKWCLDELDKIMQCSRERGQKVLPIFYHVDPSDVRKQTGTFGEAFARYGNVTEERVLRWRAALTEAGGLSGWHVRHGYESQIIQGIVRGISKMLISRPELLHIDDNLVGIDSRLEEMSSLLCMESNDVRMIGIHGIAGIGKTTLAKGIYNQIAHQFEAASFLFDVARVEAHHGSLELLRQLLADIQGEKIARISNFCEGISLIKKTLCSRKVLIILDDVSARTQLEFLAGSRHWFGSGSRIIITSRNKRLLKMHEVDGLYEVQKLKFKEAFKLFSLSAFKADLPDHRFWELSGHALNFCDGLPLAVKAMGSVLYGKTELEWENTLLKLQIVGDRRIQQMLRVSFDGLDSTEKDLFLDIACFFRGKDSDSVGRILDSCNFSAIGMKVLKDCSLISILDNKIEMHGLMQKMGWEIIRGEFPGQPGKWSRLWNPEDVHAVLTQKTGTEAIEGISFDVSASKEIQITTEAFKNMTKLRLLRVYWDGLSSYDSNTVHLPEEFEFPSYELRYLHWDGWSLESLPSNFNGKKLVELSLKHSSLNHLWKGNKCLENLMVMDLSHSRYLVECPDVSGAPSLETLNLDGCTSLHEVHPSIPRLKNLKILNLGNCRMLHYFPRIIGLEKLEVLNLSGCSTLEKFPDIEANMESLLELYLEGTAIIELPSSVGYLRGLVLLNMKSCKNLKILPGRICDLKSLKTLILSGCSKLERLPEITEVMEHLEELLLGGTSIRELPRSILRLKGLVLLNLRKCKDLRTLPNSICGLKSLETLIVSGCSKLNRLPEDLGMLQCLRRLQADGTAITKPPISLVQLTNLTELSFSGCQGSTSNFWISALIYRLLHRENSDGIGLQLPSLSGLRFIENLDLSDCNLMEGTIDNKLCHLDRLEVLNLNRNHMVSIPADISRLSNLKVLSVRQCEQLQKIPKLPPSIKLLDACDCTSLVSLLTPSRIISPQNWLVSTWLRPVEFMLWNCSGLYQDHVAMALETLHQKLFPEIGYSIVIPGSRIPKWRWHENMGASVSATLPPHWLDNNFSGVALCAVFALEEGETIQRPGEIRCNFECREGPYFSHSITWTHSGDRVVETDHVCMMYQPRSQFVKSKSTYASVFKHIRL; translated from the exons ATGGATTCTTCAGGCACCTCACGTTCTTTACGATATCGGAGATGGGATGTTTTTTTGAGCTTTAGAGGGGAAGATACCCGCTTCAATTTTACGGATCATCTTTATTCGGCTTTGAGGACGAAGGGCATCAACACCTTTAGAGATGATGAAGGACTTGAAAGAGGAGGAGAGATTCAACCTTCACTCTTGGAAGCTATTGAAAATTCATTGATTTCTGTTGTCGTTTTTTCGGAAAACTATGCTCATTCAAAATGGTGCTTGGATGAGCTTGATAAGATCATGCAGTGCAGCAGAGAAAGGGGCCAAAAAGTTCTACCAATTTTCTACCATGTGGATCCGTCTGATGTGCGGAAACAAACGGGAACTTTTGGAGAAGCATTTGCAAGATACGGAAACGTCACTGAGGAGAGGGTGCTGAGATGGAGGGCGGCACTGACCGAAGCCGGCGGTCTGTCTGGATGGCATGTGCGGCATGG GTATGAATCTCAGATTATTCAAGGAATTGTTCGAGGCATTTCGAAAATGCTGATCAGTCGTCCTGAACTCTTACATATTGATGACAACCTGGTAGGAATCGATTCCCGTTTGGAAGAAATGTCGTCACTATTATGTATGGAGTCAAATGATGTTCGAATGATAGGAATACATGGAATTGCTGGAATAGGCAAGACTACCCTCGCCAAAGGAATATACAACCAAATTGCTCATCAATTTGAAGCTGCTAGCTTTCTTTTTGATGTTGCACGGGTAGAGGCACACCATGGATCGCTTGAATTACTAAGACAACTTCTAGCAGATATCCAAGGGGAAAAAATTGCACGCATAagcaacttttgtgaaggcattAGCTTGATAAAGAAGACGCTTTGCTCTAGAAAGGTTCTTATCATTCTAGATGATGTTAGTGCTCGGACTCAATTAGAATTCTTGGCAGGGAGCCGTCACTGGTTTGGTTCAGGTAGTAGAATTATCATAACATCGAGAAATAAACGTTTACTCAAGATGCATGAAGTTGATGGATTATATGAGGttcagaaattaaaatttaaggaaGCTTTTAAACTGTTTAGTTTGTCTGCGTTCAAGGCAGACCTTCCTGACCATAGGTTTTGGGAGCTCTCCGGACATGCATTAAATTTCTGTGATGGACTTCCGCTTGCTGTTAAAGCTATGGGATCTGTCCTGTATGGTAAGACGGAGCTTGAATGGGAAAATACACTGCTTAAGCTACAAATAGTAGGGGACAGGAGAATCCAACAAATGCTTAGAGTAAGTTTCGATGGACTGGATAGCACAGAAAAGGATCTATTCCTTGATATTGCATGCTTCTTCAGAGGGAAGGACTCAGATTCTGTTGGAAGAATACTTGATAGTTGCAACTTCTCTGCAATTGGAATGAAAGTTCTCAAAGATTGTTCTCTCATTAGTATTTTAGACAACAAGATAGAAATGCATGGTTTGATGCAAAAAATGGGTTGGGAAATCATTCGGGGAGAATTTCCTGGACAACCTGGCAAATGGAGTAGATTGTGGAATCCAGAAGATGTCCATGCTGTGTTGACACAAAAAACG GGGACAGAGGCAATCGAAGGAATATCCTTTGATGTGTCGGCATCAAAAGAAATACAGATTACGACTgaagcttttaaaaatatgacaaaactTCGACTCCTCAGGGTCTATTGGGATGGACTTTCATCATATGATTCTAACACAGTGCACCTTCCCGAAGAATTCGAATTTCCTTCCTATGAATTAAGATATCTTCATTGGGATGGATGGAGTCTGGAATCGTTGCCGTCAAATTTTAATGGTAAGAAACTGGTTGAACTCAGTTTGAAGCATAGCAGCTTAAACCACCTTTGGAAAGGGAACAAG TGTCTTGAAAATTTAATGGTCATGGATCTCAGTCACTCTCGATACCTGGTTGAATGTCCGGACGTGTCTGGTGCACCATCTCTGGAGACACTAAATCTGGATGGTTGTACAAGCTTGCATGAGGTGCACCCATCAATTCCTAGGCTGAAAAATCTTAAGATCTTGAATTTGGGAAACTGCAGGATGCTTCACTATTTTCCCAGAATCATTGGATTGGAaaaacttgaagttcttaaCCTCTCAGGGTGCTCAACACTTGAGAAGTTTCCAGACATCGAAGCCAATATGGAGTCTTTATTGGAGCTTTATTTGGAAGGCACTGCTATCATTGAACTTCCCTCATCGGTTGGGTATCTCCGAGGgcttgttttattaaatatgaaaagctGCAAAAACCTTAAGATCCTTCCTGGCAGAATTTGTGATTTGAAATCCCTCAAAACTCTCATCCTTTCTGGCTGTTCAAAACTAGAGAGACTTCCAGAGATCACGGAAGTTATGGAACATTTAGAAGAGCTTCTTTTAGGTGGAACATCTATAAGAGAGCTGCCCCGTTCAATTCTTCGTCTCAAAGGTCTTGTGTTACTGAATCTGAGAAAATGCAAAGACCTCAGGACTCTTCCAAATAGCATTTGTGGTTTGAAATCTCTTGAAACCCTCATTGTTTCTGGTTGTTCAAAACTCAACAGATTGCCAGAGGACCTGGGAATGTTGCAATGCTTAAGGAGGCTTCAAGCTGATGGAACTGCCATAACAAAACCACCTATCTCACTTGTTCAATTGACAAACCTTACAGAGTTATCATTTAGTGGATGCCAAGGATCAACATCTAACTTCTGGATCTCGGCCCTTATATACAGGTTACTCCATAGAGAAAATTCAGATGGGATTGGTTTGCAGTTGCCTTCTTTGTCAGGTCTACGCTTCATAGAAAATTTAGATCTAAGTGACTGCAATTTAATGGAAGGAACAATCGATAACAAGCTTTGCCACTTGGACCGTCTGGAAGTATTAAATCTCAACAGAAACCATATGGTTAGCATACCTGCAGACATCAGTAGACTTTCTAATCTGAAAGTTCTTTCGGTGAGGCAGTGTGAGCAACTTCAAAAAATTCCGAAGCTTCCACCAAGCATAAAATTATTAGATGCCTGTGATTGCACATCCCTGGTGTCTTTACTGACTCCATCTCGGATAATAAGCCCACAAAACTGGTTGGTTTCCACTTGGCTTCGTCCTGTGGAATTCATGCTATGGAATTGCTCCGGACTATATCAGGATCATGTGGCAATGGCATTAGAGACACTTCAtcag AAACTTTTTCCAGAAATAGGATACAGTATTGTGATTCCTGGAAGTAGGATTCCAAAGTGGCGCTGGCATGAGAATATGGGAGCTTCAGTTTCAGCAACCCTGCCTCCACATTGGCTTGACAATAACTTCTCGGGGGTTGCTCTATGTGCTGTGTTTGCACTTGAGGAGGGCGAAACTATTCAGCGGCCTGGTGAGATTCGCTGTAATTTTGAATGCAGGGAAGGGCCTTATTTCAGTCATTCCATCACTTGGACACACAGTGGAGACCGAGTTGTTGAGACGGATCACGTGTGTATGATGTATCAACCTCGCAGTCAATTTGTGAAATCAAAGTCTACCTATGCCAGTGTGTTCAAGCACATCAGGCTT